Proteins encoded within one genomic window of Drosophila willistoni isolate 14030-0811.24 chromosome XL unlocalized genomic scaffold, UCI_dwil_1.1 Seg141, whole genome shotgun sequence:
- the LOC6641372 gene encoding GPI inositol-deacylase translates to MFMFRNCAVLVIIGSVFCFLIGILNLQVGVEKNACRMTYMFGEPMFARVRLQDKESELYPNYGLYYYYEGARQQPVDPLKKRMTGAPVIFVPGNAGSHKQVRSLASVALRKAMSSDAGIHLDYYTIDFDEELSAVYGGYLHRQHKFLKLCIRAIAKIYGSRIEEPSIIIIGHSMGGKLAQSMLTDSSIGQHINTIISISAPLDHPVLNLDEHLEQFYASTNTILNQSRTKTLATTTTNVCNSLHQRPLSEQQRRNQESSARLDNVLLISTGGGNRDLLVRPGYTTSQFNDLHAMTSAIPRVSLSCDHLSAVWCLQFMQVINRFLFSIAQTRGDGTVHFNTNKERNLQSAMAHFIKPRSRHQNIVKLPRDSNWHEERRLVINKYFSNGLKAHFYDLISIKRPERYRKLSIEALNVDDDVHWLFGCAAEQLNNTEQVYCDKAIPLTHLVQRLPNGDQDSRNVALLDLHNLMKTYRNWTHILVSLPSSNRRIGYNLDIYDPKERHVDISLPKWYSFGQRTAINETLQGTLHYRLRISNLIEPYQSLRVLVEPLQCLKPEYRVTTRICVPWAAGFERYQTLISPSDKPGLYVNVPIIIPPHYNTTINPVIVDLYLDPICRYRISYEYSYADALSRLVLEFSGWLPAHLACVLLIVLRKQVETFQVQGSFKSLKPYIGYLQYTSLLVVTACRILKKLILNTRVLPEPENLDFSINISIVIHCTAIGLSILASLVTWLSLTLYGNAFYRVALRVTRLSQASSNIMISIMTYLPITYGVLTIAMTLSTCSGIGLLLAFVFYFIMLSNAYKDYLEDYLWQKAANLLHLATGTRTSDESESSGQENNENALEKDADEDGSVRTKTDEDTCVGLQNFPFHITLLLMLFMQLLLSAPATLAWLRRHHSGVDLPDAGIYPTIIVLGSLSVLLQLRAPQKGCGYWALSIILYLISGIVLLYCQAAIYRLNYIFAGAFALLAAHQAISILVRR, encoded by the exons GAAAAATGCCTGTCGCATGACCTATATGTTTGGCGAGCCAATGTTTGCG CGTGTCCGGCTGCAAGATAAGGAAAGTGAATTATATCCCAACTATGGGCTCTACTACTATTACGAGGGTGCACGCCAACAACCAGTGGATCCGTTAAAAAAGCGCATGACGGGAGCTCCAGTCATATTTGTACCCGGCAATGCCGGCTCCCATAAACAAGTGCGTTCTCTGGCATCGGTGGCCCTACGAAAGGCAATGAGCAGTGATGCAGGCATTCATCTGGACTACTATACCATTGATTTCGATGAGGAGCTATCGGCTGTCTATGGCGGTTATCTGCATCGTCAGCACAAGTTTCTCAAACTCTGCATTCGAGCCATTGCCAAGATCTACGGAAGCCGAATTGAAGAGCCATCTATTATAATAATTGGTCACTCGATGGGTGGCAAGTTGGCCCAATCGATGCTGACAGATTCGTCTATTGGCCAACATATAAATACCATAATCAGTATTTCTGCACCGCTGGATCATCCGGTTCTTAATTTGGACGAGCATTTAGAGCAATTCTATGCCAGTACCAATACAATACTCAATCAGTCGAGAACCAAGACATTGGCGACCACTACAACCAATGTGTGCAATAGTCTACATCAGCGTCCGTTGAGTGAGCAGCAACGTCGCAATCAGGAAAGCTCAGCCAGACTGGATAATGTGCTTCTCATCTCAACTGGTGGCGGCAATCGTGATCTTTTAGTGCGCCCTGGTTATACAACCTCACAGTTTAATGATCTGCATGCAATG ACTTCAGCCATACCTCGAGTTAGCCTGAGTTGTGATCATCTTTCGGCCGTTTGGTGCCTGCAATTTATGCAGGTCATAAATCGTTTCTTGTTCTCCATTGCCCAGACACGAGGAGACGGTACGGTTCACTTCAACACCAACAAGGAACGCAATTTACAATCTGCCATGGCACATTTTATC AAACCCAGGAGTCGCCATCAAAATATAGTTAAACTTCCGCGTGATAGCAATTGGCATGAGGAGCGTCGTCTGGTCATTAATAAGTATTTCTCCAATGGCCTGAAAGCACATTTTTATGATCTAATTAGCATTAAGCGTCCGGAACGCTATAGAAAACTTTCTATTGAGGCTCTGAATGTGGATGATGATGTGCACTGGCTCTTTGGATGTGCCGCAGAGCAATTGAATAATACGGAACAAGTCTATTG CGACAAGGCTATTCCATTGACGCATCTGGTCCAGCGTTTGCCCAATGGTGATCAGGATTCGCGCAACGTGGCTCTGCTGGATCTGCacaatttgatgaaaacctaTCGTAATTGGACACATATTCTAGTCAGTTTGCCATCGAGCAATCGTCGCATTGGCTATAATCTGGACATTTATGATCCCAAGGAGCGTCATGTGGACATAAGTTTGCCCAAGTGGTATTCATTTGGTCAACGAACTGCCATAAATGAGACCCTACAGGGTACATTACACTATAGACTACGGATATCAAATCTCATCGAGCCGTATCAGAGTCTGCGAGTTCTAGTCGAACCGTTGCAGTGTCTTAAGCCCGAGTATAGAGTCACAACCAGAATATGCGTACCTTGGGCAGCAGGCTTTGAGCGGTATCAGACATTGAT TTCACCAAGTGATAAACCAGGATTATATGTAAATGTTCCCATCATTATTCCGCCACATTATAATACTACAATAAATCCGGTTATTGTGGATTTATATTTGGATCCAATTTGCCGTTATCGCATAAG CTATGAGTATTCATATGCTGATGCCTTGTCAAGATTGGTTTTGGAATTCTCTGGTTGGTTGCCCGCCCATCTTGCTTGTGTGCTCCTGATTGTGTTGCGAAAACAGGTGGAAACATTTCAAGTCCAGGGTAGTTTTAAAAGTCTTAAACCCTACATTGGCTATCTGCAGTACACATCGCTTTTAGTGGTCACTG CTTGTCGGATTCTAAAGAAATTGATTCTAAATACTCGTGTGCTGCCTGAGCCAGAGAATTTGGATTTTAGCATTAATATATCGATTGTGATCCATTGTACGGCAATTGGTTTATCCATTTTAGCCTCTCTAGTCACCTGGCTGTCGTTGACCTTATATGGCAATGCCTTTTATCGTGTGGCTTTGCGTGTAACACGTCTATCACAAGCTAGCTCCAACATAATGATCTCCATAATGACATATTTACCCATCACCTATGGCGTACTAACCATTGCCATGACTTTGAGCACTTGCAGTGGCATTGGTTTACTTTTGGCCTTTGTTTTCTACTTTATAATGCTATCGAATGCCTATAAGGATTATCTAGAAGATTATTTGTGGCAGAAGGCTGCAAATTTGTTACATCTGGCCACCGGAACAAGAACATCCGATGAATCGGAATCATCTGGGCAGGAAAACAACGAAAATGCATTAGAGAAAGATGCAGATGAAGATGGCAGCGTTCGCACTAAGACGGACGAAGATACATGTGTGGGCCTACAGAATTTCCCCTTTCACATTACATTATTGTTAATGCTGTTTATGCAATTGCTATTGAGTGCCCCCGCCACACTGGCTTGGCTACGTAGACACCA CTCTGGCGTTGATCTTCCCGATGCTGGTATTTATCCCACCATTATTGTCCTCGGCTCCTTGAGTGTCCTCTTGCAATTAAGAGCTCCACAAAAGGG TTGCGGCTATTGGGCTCTATCCATAATATTGTACTTAATATCTGGAATTGTTCTGCTCTATTGTCAGGCTGCCATTTATAGgctaaattatatatttgcCGGAGCTTTTGCCCTTTTGGCGGCTCATCAGGCGATTTCGATACTGGTTCGTCGTTGA